The Notolabrus celidotus isolate fNotCel1 chromosome 6, fNotCel1.pri, whole genome shotgun sequence nucleotide sequence TTTAAGTCATTAGTGGGTAGGAAGCAATAAAGGTTTTAATACAGCAGCGGTTAGTGTCATCATTTCTCTGATCGTTCATCACCCGCACTTCTTCTGGGaatgattttaacatttaagccTTTTCGCTCTCCTTCAGGTCCTGCAATAATCAGCTGTCTGgtgttgtgtttatttagaaGGCAAAACTCAATAACTAACaacaaatcaacacattaacaaacagAGAAGGATGACACACAAATATCTGTACAGCAACAGTCTGACAAGCTctatgatgtaaaaaaaacaaaacacaagtaacAATCATCTTGGAAAACTATTACAACTACTACATAAGtacaatatataaatatgaataagtATACTGTATTTAAATCCCTGTTGTCTCTGAAAATGAACTGTCATGTGCAGACATTGAACCATTAATTTGTGCTGTACTTCTTTAGTCTTTCTAATGTCCTTTACTTTTTAAACACTATCAGATTTTCACCTCACAGTTATCATGTCCAAAAAACCTCATGTTAGAAACATGATGGTCATATTTATGGATAACTTATAAAAAATGCGATCAGTCAAACAGCACCTATCAGGAAAGGCCAGACAAGTAAGCGACACATTACCTCAAAATCTTAACATATAAACGCAATTTACTCTCTCACTAAGATCCTCCCAAACTGAAGAGGAACATTTTAGAGTACCTCGCTTACATTTGTCGTTTCCTCTGACACGATTTGCTGCAGTAGAAGCCAAACACTGCGGCACAGGCTAGCTAACTGGttacagtcttcttcttctgctgctgcttcattttaacactATTTCATTGTGGGTgacaaacaacataaagaaccaCCACTCCTCCTTCTTTGAACCAATTAGTAACACTGTATAATTGTGTGCTTATTTTTCATCACTATATCaatatatctttgttttttactctgttttgccatactgtttgatttattagatgtgttgttcattcattcatgtccTGCATACATTTGATCGCAGTAAACTACATGTTGTTTAATATGTTTCATCtattaaaggcatttaaacataTTCGATTTAATTTATCTGATATGTAGATATTATTTTAGTTAATTCATTAAAGTTTGAAAGGCAACATCAGCCTGCCTTAAAgatcttaaaataaaacatttgaacagaATTGTCTTACGCAGATGACAACTGATGTTATTGCCTGTGTTCAAACCAGAACCTTGGGCATCAATTTACCTTCACAAACACCAAGGGACATATATTTGTCTCCTGACATGCTTCTATCCAAGTGCTTCAATCACAGATCTGctgtctctgtttcctcccCTCCCTATTTTTCCATCCTTTCTTCCTCTATTGATCTGCTCACTTTCTCCAGGTCCCTGGGGAAGCAGCAAAGCTTGATGGCCGCCCCCTCCTGAGGTCATTGGAGAACTTGCAATCATAGATCTAACGGGAAAGGCTCTCATCATGGAAATTCCCTGCCTCCACACTGTGCTCCTCCACCCCGCCTGCAAAGGCTATAACTGCTGAGGAGGGCTACTGAGACTGAGTCAGGCTGAACTGTGAAGATAAAAAGTCACACAAACCATGTAGTGTACCTCTCTGCAAGGAGGGGGGAGGGTCTACATTTGagtctgatttattttcatttatgtgATCTCTGTGGGCGctttgtgtttgcttgttttaagCGTGTATGTGGGTGTGGACAGAGCTAGGGAGGAGAAagtgacagagaagaagaaagagagagaaaaaagaaaaaatggtcCTCCACATCACTCCTTACACAAGTGCCTGTCTGCACTTCCTGGATGGATTATCCTGGAGCCTGGTATTCCCATGTTACTGGCTCCTGGACCGGCTCCTGGCCTCGTGTGTGGCCACCTCACTGGAGAAGCGACAGCGCTCCCAGGACCCCTGCTCCTTCCTCACCCTGTGTGTCCTGATCTCTGCGCCCCTGTACCTGCTGTTCTTCTTTATCTCCATGCCCTTCGCTCTGCTGGGTTTCATCATCTGGGCTCCTCTGCAGGCCATACGCCAGCCTTACCTGTACACCTTCCGCAGGTTAGTTCACACCTCTTGTGCTTCAGAAcgctttttattcactataaaaccaaaacacagatcATTCAGTTTCAACTACCTCCCCagcatgttaaataaaaaacattaggTATGCACAGTTTAAacccaacatgtttttttctgttgcaaATAAGCcgtattaaaaaatattttctataGGTTGACAGAGATCATATCAGGTGACTCCTGACTGTCTGACATAAAACTTTAATTGTTGCATCACATGATTAGCAACTTGATTACTTGGCTCTCAgactgatcttccagctgtgcaagatgcttgattctgattggtcaaaaccccttgactacggttattaactttaagggtgtgtgaactgcagagctcagagaagaagaagcgctgaatgaggacagtttcatgttaaatccaccgctacaggcagagaagaatccatcaccatggaacgataaTGTCATGAACCTGAGCACAGAAAGGCGGACACAAATGCAACATAAAGGCAAAGGGTTTAATCAAAATCCAGGCATAGTCGGTACACAGGAACAACAGGCAGATGTGAGGCAAAAGGCAAAGTTGAAACAGGTAGGCGGAGATCAAAACCGGCTAGACTATGACTGTGAAAATGATAGAAGGCTGGGACGAAGACTGTGTGGTACAACGAACTGGCGACGAGACAGTGAGAGACATGAGGTTAAATACAAGAGGTAACGAGGGTGATGGGAAACAGGTGGGGAGAAACAATCAGGGAGCAGGTGTGAccagacaggaacacagagaCAAGGGTtagtgatttcaaaataaaacagggaagACAAGACATGAAGTTGTAAAATAAAGGACACTTGACAGACATGACAGataactgacgaggaatcactggcactatttttaaaaactgtaaacataaatcattttagatgaataaaataatctttaatcaatgtttttaccaacgtgtttgtatttaaagttagtagccgggtgacttattcccataactacctgctaaccaaacATGATCCCTTACGTATCAGACATCTTCTGATTCCATCATAAAAGAAAACCGAGCTACTAATCAGTGCACATAAAATCTTCAGTGGTGACATTCCCTCcatctgttgttgtttctaatTTCTGTCAGCCTGTTTCACTTTCAGTCATGTGCATCAGAATGGGTTTTAAACAAATGGAGGGAAAATGAGGCCACACAGTTCTAGCGTCATGCATCATTTTTCATGCTGCCTGCTGTTGATGAGGTTTGGAGGtttccagaagaaaacagagtcATTATCTTCAGTAGTGATAGGGTGCTCATCGGTCTGGCTGCCATGTGCCGGTGGCTCTCCACAATAACCCCAAACTTTGAAATACTGGGCTCTGTTTGCTTGGAGGAGCAGCCCTCTCTTCAGTGActcatcagctgtcctatcgcCTCACAGTGTGAAATGTGATAGAAGTTCCCTTTGTGTTCTTATCCAGTAattatgctgctgctgccacaacCTTGATGCGGTAATGATTATCCAATTTGAGGGGTGCCACCGTTTTCCTAGTTTCAATCAAAGAGCAGCGATCATTTTGTAGTGAGTCAGAAGAATACAGgaacaaaaaacagaagagggGGGAGTCAGATCAAGTCACAAGAAGATGTGTCATTGGACTGTTTCCCGTATAACAATACTCTTACTTGCACATGTCTTTTAGTGGGAAGACGCATCCCTCAGGGCCCgaaatgttaaaatgacatCAACTTAATTAAGCTAGATAATTAACTATCAATCATTCCCCACAGAGCAGCTGATTTGATCAGGTTTCAGAGCACCTTGCTGTTAAAGCTTGTATGTTTTGATGGGttgaaactgcaaatgtatctgTAGCCTGCAATGCATTCACTGTGCAGCTTTCAATTTATAAGGCTTCACTAATGCTGTCCATGTCATGTTCAAAAAACAAAGTTAGACTGAGCAGACAAAACATGAACCGATGTGAAACCTTCTGAATATACTGTGGCATCAAAAATAGACAAACAGGTCTGGAGTACATAGACATGAGTGTACACTATGAAGGTCCTACAACTTGTACAGCTTGACCTCGCGGAGCTGCAGTACATGCCGATGTTTTGATGGTTAAAGCATTCAGAATAAGATTGATTTGCCTCAGATGATGCCAGCCTTTGAAATCTAAAATGATCTAAGAGATTTAAGATTTAGTCTCTCTTTGAATTTAGTGAATTGGTTTGACGCTGCTGTGAATACAAGGCAGTGTGTCTTTCAACTTATCTAAccctcataatggaaaacaagGAGCATATTTCATAATATCACAGACTTTCTTTTAGGGAAGGGTGTTTGAGTGCTCCAGGTCTCTTAATGtatattttactgttttctttATGCAGACCAGACAAACACGATGCTGAGCAGGGCCAGGCTGGACCCGGTGGTCTTGGGGTTGGAGAATGGAAGCCTCAGGGGAGAAGCTTCTGTTTTAGCAGTGCCAACGTATGCCTGCTGCCGGACGCTCTGGCTAGGTTCAACAACCTGTCAGACACCCACAGGAGAGCCCGGGAGGTGGGGAAGAGGATCCGCAATGGTGCCAGTCGACCTCAGATTAAAATCTACATTGACTCACCGACCAACACGTCCATCAGGTGAGGAGAGCGGCAGGGTACATATCAAATGTTACATTAATCAAAAACAAAGGCTTATATTTCTCTTTCTATCTGTTCTGTTCATCAGTGCGGCATCCTTCAGCAGCCTCGCCACAGGTTTCCGCCGCACCTCCTCTCTGGACCATCGTCCGGACCAGACGCACACCACCAATGGCCCAGCAGACCAGGAACCTGAACTTTTCACCGAGTGCCCAATTCACGCCTCAGGTGCCGCCGACTGCCCTCTTCACTCTAACTCTGCAGGAGACCAGGCCTCCTCTGAATGCCCCCTTCACTCAGAAGGAGCAGACTGCCCCATCCATCCAGTAGAGACTAACGGTAGCTCAGACTGTCCTGTCCACACCTCAGGAGAGGCTTCAGACTGCCCTATGCATTCAACAGGGGCCCAGAATGCCCAAAGCCATCATGACTGCCCCATGCATGGAGAAGGAGTTCAACCAAAACCGACCCCAGACTGCCCACTTCACACCTCAGGGGTTCAAATCAGTATCAGTGCCCCAGAGCCAGAccccgaggaggaggaggctgagacAGGGAACCATCGTACAGGGGAGCATGCAGGGGGAGACAGCATGACTGCCTCCAGGGAATCCCTCTCCCGCTACCATGGAGGCGACGGTGGCATCGGGATTTCCTCCAACAACACACTCTCACACGTCCCTCGCACATCAGTCTTTAAGCGCCCTGGACGCAAACGCCGCCATGGAGATGAAACATTCGACCACGAAATCTCTGCCTTTTTTCCTGCCAATTTGGATTTCCTGGCTCTACAGGAAGTGTTCGACCACGGAGCGGTAACCAGACTGAGGCGACAGCTGCATCGTTATTTCCCCTATGTGCTGAGCGATGTCGGGCGGTACGGCTGGAAAGGCTGCTGCTCAAGGTTCAAATTCCTGAACAGTGGGCTGATGCTGGCCAGCCGATACCCGATCCTGGACGCACGGTACGAGTGCTACCCCAACGGGAGAGGGGAGGACGCACTCGCAGCCAAGGGGGTGCTATTTGCCAAGGTTAGTCACTGACTACATTCTCTCTGCCGTCTCTTCTGCTTCACTGTCGTAAAACGCCTGACGTCATGGGAGTCAAAGTTTCAATTTGGGACACTTTGCTCTCTTTTTAGACACAAATGATATTGTTGAGGTTTATCTAAGGGCTTATCTTTGGAGTAAGAGTGGAAACACTAACCCTTCATACATCTGTGTGAGCAGATGTATGAAGGGTTAGTGTTTCAACAGTATTTGGGGGGCAtgctttttgtttctgattGCAGTCAGAAGCAATCTGGGGGGATCCCTTGACATCTTCTCATAAACTCTAATTCcccaaaatgtgtttaaaaaccAAAACGAGGAGGAAGGGGCGAGATCACTATTGTattcatcagctcttcttttaaCGACAACCTGTAaacgttggtgaacccaggagaccagtttctggactttaaagtcaaATGTTGTCTCATTCTTACCTGATCGAGGATTTAAACTGCTCCATGTTCAGAGTgtcttttgttatgttttttgaTTCATGGTGGGGCACTTGATTTCGGTGGGTGACGAGTTCAGCATGTGGACTCTTCTActgcagagccatgctgttgtactATATGCAGAATGTGGTCTggcgttgtcttgctgaaatatgtaaggtctttcTGAAAAAGGCATCACCTGGATGTAAATAATATTcggcattaatggagccttcccaGACATAAAGGCTAGCCCTGCCGTGTGCACTTGAGCAGCCACATGCTGTCACAGATGCTTTGTGATGTGATCCCAAATCTTGAGTCTGAGCTGAGTGAGTCCTTGAGGGGCAAGTCCAAGTTAAGTCACAAGTCAGGTGTGGCTTGAGCCCAAGTCTTAAACTTGAATCCACATCTCTGGCAAGAAGCCAGTTtccatgtgtgtatatatgtcaTGACATGAAGACTGAATGCACAGTGGATGGGATTAAACATAGTAAGGGTCCTTCTAAAAAACAGTCTCCTTGAATCATCTTTGAAGTTAGtaagtctgttttttattcacattGCTAAAGTAAATAGGAAATTCAGCTTTTAATCATTTGATTCAATTTCAAACAGAGTCAGATTAGAACACGATGCCACTTTGGGCTTACGTTGATGCTTTTCATGAAAGGAAGAGTGTCTTTGCACTGATCGCTGCTTGGTGCCATTTCAGCTGAAAGCTAATCTAATCATCTCTGACACGGCTATCTGTAACGTCAGCAAGGCGGCAACTAAAACCGTCCATCGAGTCTATTTATACTGAATTAACTTATTATACATTTGTGAACGAGAGAGTGTGAAGAGAGTgtgaaagagggacagagagttAAAATAACCAGCCAGTtgtctccatcatcatcatcgccaTGGGTTTCTGTTGTACGGCATAGACATCACATGGAAGCATTTCCTCCTTAATGTAAAAACGAGCTCCCCCTTCCTGCTCCTCATGGCAGTCAGAGCGTTTACTTCTCTGCATTGTTAACTGGGTTTAAAATAAGCAGATTGTAGACAGGACCTGGTAAATACACTGACCTTACACCCACATCCATTCAGATATAACACATCTGACATCATGGTGAGTGCACACACCATAGTAATTATACAACACTCACAACCTCTCCACATCTCCCTGCTGTGttggaaaagagaaaaatacgTGCAGCCATGTGTTTTCAAGGGCTTCAACATGGTGGTTAGGAAGCTAGCATGAAGCTGTGACTGTTTTAAGagcctgcatttacaacacagCAAGGGTGAATGGAATAATATGGTTTATAGGATTAATGTTAACTTGTTTAATCATAACTCCATAGTTATGTTTCCTGGTTAGTTTAATTCAGATGTAATCATTTCTTAATGACTGTGCCACAGAGGCATGTAGCCAGGCTTACATTTGGTGAGAGGCGTGTTAACCCTGGGTGGGCTGCACACGGCTGGTGACAGAGGTTACACACCAAAATACGTCCACAGCTGGGTGTGAAAGTAAAGCTTCATGCTAACAGTTGAAAGTTAGCATGTTTTCACCTGCATTTATTATAAGTATATGTTTAAAATACAGTGAAGCAATATTATACAGTGTTTCGGTTTAAATCAGTGAATtagattatattttattgtctttatttagactagaaaatcattgagagcaaagcCCTTATCTACAATGACATAAAGGAAACATTAAGTGCAAgataagcaaataaaagatcaaatctaaaagaatgatgatcaattaaaaacagacaggaattGAAGTGCTTTGTCGTGAGTTGAAagcagatggtgcaaaaaagcCAAACGCAGATCTCCCAAGCTCAGAATGAAGTCTAGGAACCTGGAGTGGGAGCAAATCATTAGAGCCAGTGTGATGTGCTCCAGAGGACTAGACTAGCATGGAGGATATATAAAAGGTTTGAAACCCATTatgtgcgttataaataaaaagatatgtGTGTAAATCACACCTCTAAGCTAGAGAGGACCATCCCACATGCTTGTACAGGATGTAGTATCCCACTCAATACCGggtactaacttaagatacaaacatgttggtaaaaacattgattcaagattattttattcatctaaaattatttatgtaaacagtttttaaaataaaatactttatgTGTACTGATTAGTAGCTTGGTTTTCTTTTATGATGGAATCAGAAGATGTCTGATACgtaagggataatgtttggttagcaggtagttatgggaaatagaatcctgacagggtgagacaagagcCCGACAGGAAGCAGAGGCCAGGTAATAAGTCACCTGGCTACtaaatttaaatacaaacacgttgttaaaaacattgattaaagattattttattcatctaaaatgatttatttttacagtttttaaaaatagtcccagtgattcctcgtcagttagttttacctcaccttacggtctatggtgtcaacaagcagaagctaaatgtgtctgaactcttttctgtggattgatttgacatgacgtgtgatcagtttgtctctggtgttgctcatgttagtgaaagttaataatcATCGtcaggggttttgaccaatcagaatcaagcatctttcacaaccggaagatcagtaagagagccgggtaataattgTACCTAACATTAGCAGTCTATGAAGTATGTCAGGATGTGTTGATAGTTGAATGTTGTTCAAAGTGCGGTTTTAGTTGATCTACTTATAGATAAGTCTCAGAATATGAAGAAAGGTTTATGACATGATGACATGAAACTCATGAGCTGTGTGATTTCTCCAGTCAGCGcacatgttcttcttcttttcttgagTTTAAATCAGGCCTCTCTCACTCAACATGTGAGATCTcctcagagagaaagagcagtCGTATAAAGACGACGTGCACTGAATCAGTAACAAAGTAAgcagttgtttgtgtgtgtgtgtgtgtgtgtgtgtgtgtgtgtgtgtgtgtgtgtgtgttttggagggGGTTTTCCTGTGTCTGTGCATGCCCCTGTGATGAGTGtcgacagtgtgtgtgtgcattaatcAGACACGTCCTGTGGCTGTCAGGATGTGAGTCTGGCTCTGATCCAGGTCCTGCTGGGACAGCTCCTCTTCCTGTTACCTGATGCCGTGAGTGAGCATCTGTAGTTGTTTGTATCCGTACGTGCCCTTACATATAGCAGATCTAATAAAG carries:
- the smpd3 gene encoding sphingomyelin phosphodiesterase 3, with the protein product MVLHITPYTSACLHFLDGLSWSLVFPCYWLLDRLLASCVATSLEKRQRSQDPCSFLTLCVLISAPLYLLFFFISMPFALLGFIIWAPLQAIRQPYLYTFRRPDKHDAEQGQAGPGGLGVGEWKPQGRSFCFSSANVCLLPDALARFNNLSDTHRRAREVGKRIRNGASRPQIKIYIDSPTNTSISAASFSSLATGFRRTSSLDHRPDQTHTTNGPADQEPELFTECPIHASGAADCPLHSNSAGDQASSECPLHSEGADCPIHPVETNGSSDCPVHTSGEASDCPMHSTGAQNAQSHHDCPMHGEGVQPKPTPDCPLHTSGVQISISAPEPDPEEEEAETGNHRTGEHAGGDSMTASRESLSRYHGGDGGIGISSNNTLSHVPRTSVFKRPGRKRRHGDETFDHEISAFFPANLDFLALQEVFDHGAVTRLRRQLHRYFPYVLSDVGRYGWKGCCSRFKFLNSGLMLASRYPILDARYECYPNGRGEDALAAKGVLFAKVHVGTSHQEQRVVGYLTSTHLHAIEGDASIRCEQLDLLLQWGAEFRQSSSQPPEGEKVLEDLVAFDVILGDLNFDNCSSEDKLEQQHALFTQYKDPCRLGPGEDKPWALGTLFDPSGLYDDEVRSPESLQKVMENEEARKEYLVFPPSKSQCPASSQKGRKIPLKGNGRRIDYILYSDEHLQQDWKQEVEEFSFVTQLAGITDHLSVAMRLAVCTGEEEP